From the genome of Salvia splendens isolate huo1 chromosome 7, SspV2, whole genome shotgun sequence:
CACCTCTAACCTGGTGAACAAAATTGAAAGAAGATAAGGACCTAGTTATTTTATTGGGGTAATAGGGAAAGAATTAACTTAATTCAAAAGGAACATACAACTTCTTGCAGCTTCAGTGGAGGTCCTGAGAGTGATCTCCATTGTGGGAAAAATTCCTCGGGAGAAACCAAAATTGGCTGAAGAAACTTGTTCAAGACAGCAGGAAGGCGAAGTTTTACATTGACCTGTTCATGCAATGTATTACTTCTAATGAAAAATAACAGTTCCAACTCATTGATTATATGTATGGTCCTTGAACAGTACCACATTGGCTCCAAACTTGTATGAGAAGTCCAGCACAGCTGAATCTCTGCTTGGTTGGAGGTTGACTACTTCAAGTGGACATTGAACCTGAGGGGGGGGAACGTATTTACTTTCAACATTGAAACCGATATAGGAACTGAGCAAAATCCAGCAAAAGAAGTTTTAGAGATTCAACCTGTGCCCTCGGGGGAATAGTATCCGGTACTAGTGAGAGCTCTGTCTTTAGATGTGATGGGGGCAATATCATCGCTTGCACTGACACTAAAGGAGCAGTGTTCTTATTTCCCAAGAAGAGAATAACTCTACCTTGATGACCTCGCCAGTCAGCTTTTATGCCAATCTGCAACACAACAAAGGTTGAAGTAACTCTCTAACTAGGAAACAATCGTTTGAAGCTCATACTCATATATTTGATACTGAAAAATATGCCCTGTGAAACTGAATAAGGAAATGATAAAGTGCACCTGGATATTGACATCCTCATATAGAACACCACTATCCTTCACGCATAAGGCACGGAATTTTTCCCCAATATCACCAATTGGCTGCAAGTATCAAAGGGAAAGTAAGAAGAAGAGAAATATAAGCTGCAGACAGAAGTAGGTAACAGTGAAGTTCTTTTGCACCAGCCCAAAAGATAAACCACAACACAGCACTTACAAATTATCAAACAAAATTCTAACATGTTAATTTTCCCAAAATGCATACTATACTTATGAAACAAGTATATATTAAGTAAGCAGAAGAAAATGATACCTGAACTGTACTAGTCTGCTCTTCAACAGGTGCAAGGGCTAAAGCATCTAGATTCGAACCACCTTCCAAACTGGAAGGTACACTTGGATCAGATTGAGGAGCAGTACCTGGTGGGCCTTCAATAGCTAATGGCCCTAAAAGATCTCCAAGGAGGTCAGGAGACGGTGTACTAGGAGGTTGGGGATCCACTAATGCCAAAGTCCCATTTGCATGTGCTAATCCTTGTCCAGAGGTGCTTTCGTCCTGCACACATATTTGCTTATTGGATACATATTCAAAACTTGTCATTTAAAAAGTGAGTCCAGTCAGAATCTACGGAATGATATCTCACCGTGTTATTCATGGTAGGCACCTTCACAAGACCAAGCTGGGGTGCAGGTTGGGTCCCATTTTCAGGGCGTTGATCAGTAAGTACCAAAGCATTAGAGGTCTGCTGCTGTGCCCGCAATTTAATTGCACTTTGCTCGGCTGTATCAGCCTCAGAATCTTCAGCTTTTCTTATCAATGATGACTATAACCAAAAAATTGGCATGGTCAGCATTGTTAGTAAATCAGGACAAAGTTACATTAACAAATGATGGTGTGACATAATAGATAGTAGACCAATACTAAGTCGGCATCCACATTCTAACCTGTCTCTCAGGGAACTTTGGCATTTCAGCAAGTATATCCATTAGAGCTGCACCTTTCATGCTCAAAGCAAGATATTCAACTGCACGTTGCTGTATTTCAGCATCAATACAACTCTCATACCTGGAACATACAATCTTCAACCTCAGTGGAAAACCGGAACATACtaactaaaaaaaaatagttgttTCATGTAATTACTTTCTGAAGATTGCCCATATTTGCTTCTGTAGCTCCGCGTCAGGTGGTTGAGTGTGCATTAAAATCTTTGCATACGTGGAAAGAAGGATAGGAATTGTTGGTGTCCTGGTCATATATGATTTAGTTAAATAAGTAGAGAAGTTAGGACATATAAAGAGATATACAATGATAGGCCCTTACGAAACAGTGGGCAGTTTCTCATGTATAATGTTGAAAATTTCCCTTGGACTCCATCCTGGTCGTCTGGCTAGAAGATGACTATATTCTCCAAGGATATATGCACTGACCTGTGATATCATAAAATTGTTTTAACTCTAGTATTATGAAGAGATTGGCTGTAGAGGTTCTAGACAGAAACAATAAATCCAAACATCCAAAGAGATACTGAACTTTTATTAACCAATAACATTTTGATTTCACCACTCAGGTTTTTTGACTGATTGGCATCAGCCTATCCAGCACTTAGTTAGTCTATTGTAATGAAATTATTGTAAACAACTTAAGAAATAGTAGATGATATGAGCACTGAGCAGATATACGACTAGTTTATTTTATGGTACATATTATATTAGAAGTATACAAAACTTGTACAAGAATCGTGTAACATTTATCATGCAAGTCAATATAGCTCTTGATTCTGGCATGCCTTCTTTTACAAAATACTAGCAAAATTTGAACAATCAGTGAGTCTAACACACCTTCACCATCGTCTCATGAATGGCAGGCTTGTCAAGGTACTCTCGGGCTTTCATAGCTGCATATGGCTGGTAAGATAGAAGCATGAATATACAAAACAAGTTGTGTGAAAGttcatttatcaattattaggCTACATCAACTAGCAGTTACAGAAATAACATGAGAACTGAGAAGCCTGTCAATGTGTCAGTTACCTGTAAATCCTCATTATTTGTAACGAACTGCACGACACGGAACCAAATGTCATCGCTTACGAAATCCCCTGCCTTATCTATCAACTGAAGAATAACATCCACATACCTGAAACGAGGAGAAATATGTCATTGAAAAAGTAGATCAAGTAACTGCCTTGTGTATGACTATACTCCTAAATAAAACTCATAGCAAAGTCCGACACACACCGAGCTATTTCATATGCATAGTTTGCAAAGAAATTGATCACATAATGACATAGATATCTAGCTTTGACTTGTTTCTAAAGAAACTTTAGGTAAGGTTTTACAAATTCACAACAAAATTTTCATAACTGCACATATAACtgaattaagaaaaattaaaattcaactCTGGTGTAAGCGATTAAAAAAGGAATGAACTTGAGCACTTACTCTTACTTCTAGCTTAACTTGATCTAGTCTCAATTAGTAAGGAGGAAAGGAAAATAATCACTCATAAAATACGTCACATGACTATGGCGGGATTATTTATCTGTCCTCTAACTGAAACCCAATTTATTCTCAAGTGTAAACGAATAGCCTTTTATGAATCAATTTCATACCATGACAAGTCCGGGGCAAACTTTTCTGCAAGAATTGCAGCTTTAAGTGACAATTCTTCCCGCATTGCAAAGTCTGCTGTGCTAAGATACTGAAACCAGATGATGGCCAAGCATGTATTACTTTCCTTGTTGGTTATATCAACCAATAAAGGTTTTTGAATGCATTCACTACAAGCTTGTAAGTCATGTGCACCTGTAATAATTCTTCAACTATGTCCTTTGCATTTGAAACATCACACATGCCATACAGCAAATCAAGGGCACGTCTCCTGATGCTGTTAGAATAAAGCATGGTTAGATATGTGTGTCAACTGTCAAAGCTAGTAAAATACTTGCAAGAAGAAAAGGAGAGAGATCCCTTAATAACTTCTTAATTACATAATATTTGTAAAATCCAAATAAAGACATGATCATGGTCACGACATGTGCATCTTTTATAGGTGGAAGCAACTCCATGAGTTTATTTATATCACGATAACTAATGCTGAGTGGTTATTTAAGTCTTCAACACTCAACAAGCATGAAAATAGTAATAGGTAACCTGATATCGGGATCCTTCAGTGAAGTAATGATCTGAGCTTGATGTCTTTTAATAATATCTTGCACATCTGTGACCATCAACATCCGAGTCATGTTCTCCTGCATTAAACAACAAAATCTTTGCAATCAAGACCACAATTATGCAGAGTCTTGATAAGACAATTTGTTAGGATTCCAACAATATAACCTTAacgaaaaaaatattcaatctTCTGTTAAAGAAACAAAAAACAGGGAGCAAGTAGCAATATAGTGAGCGAAGATCTAACCAAGCCAAGGTATCTTATATTAGGTTCACGAACAGCAATAAATTTCCCAAGCAGTGCAACACATTGAGATATCATTTCTTTCTCAGCATCAAGATGCATGACCTGAATATAAAGAAGTTTAGGTCCACAAGTTATTGACAACTCTAATAACACATCTTAAAAGGAATAAACTGATAAGACATCATTTTGTGTGTTCAGAGAGCCTCTCCAGTAATTCaatattaaatgtaaaacagcCCTTTGAGGTTTAGGCACCCTTGGAGACACGAAGCACAGATTCATGAATTTAATGGAGCCAAGGCATAAAAATTCCATGTCAGAATAAGACTCTACGGGGAAGATAAATCAAAAGGTAAATGAGTATAAGCTACTGTTGCTCAACAGCTACTGTAAACATGATACAGAAAAGTAGGTAAAAAAACATATCTGAGAACTgattcaaaacaaaaaaaaaatttacagcGATTACTTACAAGAGAAAGAGCTTCAAAAAGAACAGCATGTGATGCATTATTCTTGTTTACATTTTTCACAACATCAGTTCCCATTAGAATCCTTTGCAGAACCTGAAAATGGCCAATAAGGAAATGTCATAACATGCCACAACCATATTTAATTTCCACACAAACACCAATATGTATCTACGGAAACCAATACAGCAACATACTGGGCGGAGATGCTGACAACTACAAATATACTAGTGATTACGATACGAAACCAAAGCACACCAGAATAGCcaatagagtaaaaaataatatCAGACCTCAAACAATGACCTTCTTGTATTTGGatcttcaacagttggaaaatATTGGAGAGCCCTCATAGTCTTAACCTGCAGTGCAGGCACGGACAGAAGAAAATGTTTAGATTTTAGAAGAATGAAGAAGCTCTTATCTCTCCTACTTGAATCTAGAAATTCAGCAAATACCTAAATCCGATAAATAAAATGCAACCAAGAAAATATTTTGATATCCTAAATTATTCAGTGTCACCCTCTTCTAAGGAAATAGTGTCAAGAAAAGCACAAACCTGAAGCCAAGGCGAAGGAATACCATAATAAGTGTATTCTTGTGGAATATCCTGATTTCTAGCAAGTCTTTCCAGGGTCTTAACACATTTTGGTAGACAACTCCAGTACGCCTCATGGTTGTTGGACACTAAAGCAACTAAGAGACTCATAGAAGAAGTCAGTACTCCTAAATCACGTTCATCTAATAGCTGTGCCATCCTATCTGACCTGTCAATTACGAGGAAGAGAACTGGTATCAGATTCTTCCAATCAATCAACAACACTAACAGAGAGATTGAGAGTAGATGCTTTACCAGCCATCCACATTAACCACGTCAGGATTTTTTCTAAAGAGGCGCAGCAGACATAGTGCAGCCTTCTTCCTAACAAGCGGTCTGCAGCTGCTAGATAACTAAAGAAAATAGGAACTTTCAGATATATTTATTAGGTCACCCTGCATAATACCTTCAGAAGTGTGCACTTACAAGTAATTTTTGAACATCAGGAGCCAGAGATTCAGCAAATTCTCTGCCACCAATGTTTCCAACCTTaagagttgtgatcaaatggAATAAGCAGAAGTTAGTAAGGGGGAAACATTAAGAACTTGAGGCAGAACACAAAAATTATTATGTAAACCAATATGGTTGCATGATTTGCATCAACTATTTATAAAGAGTTATACGGACAGAAAATCGGACACCATACCAATGTCAAAGCAAGACACTGAAAAGTCTCGTTGCGGCCAATAATGTCATTGCGGACAGTATTAATTGCTAATCTCAGGAAATCGTGATTCTCGTTTAGAAGACATGATGTCACGATGTAACCAACCTACAGCAACTCAGAATGTGTGAAAACATTTGACAAGTGATGGACAATATTCTATTCCGTTTTCTGATTTTTCTGCAATTCATACCTGTTTTTCAGGATACTTTGGTGCAGATATTAAAGAAACAGCTTCCATGTGACCAAAATCAACATCATATCCTAGCATATAAATGTAAAGCATTTTCCAGACATATTTCTTCTTCTCATAATGTGACAATCCCTGTTCAgtcacaaataaaaaataaaaataagcaaAGCTATTATGATCTCACCGAGAACTAACAAATATTAAAGGTTTGAGACACTTCAGAGCCCCAGCTTACTAAGGTAGCATGACAACTGGATGGACATTGGCATACAAAGATCATGAACTCacataattatttttctcatttGGGAAAACAAAAGAGATTTGTATATCAATTCATATGTTTACACTTTGTTTCTGGAGTATTCACGGGCCAAGACCATAACTAACAAGTTAATTTCTGCCACTTAATTGAGTTACATCTAACATTTTGTTTCTCATTTCCCTCTTCATATGGCTTGGTTCAGAAGAGGCACTTTAGAGGGAAAAGACAATGATAAAAAAGTTTTGCCTATTTTTTAGTTCATCATATCGATTTCCTGACCAACCCAAAAAATCCTTGAATATATGCGCCATGACTTTTAGGACCAAATCATACGGAGCACATCCAATATAAGGCACTTTCTTAAATCCTATTACTGCTTCCAATCatatttctctattctccatgcTTAAAACAGCTGAAAATTCCTAGCAAATTAACACACTTTGTCTTATATGAGGTACATAAAAAGAGAGAACCCTATCAATGGATGGTTCTTGAAAAGAACAGAGATGGGAGGAGACAAGAGCCACAAGAGACATTGTCATTTATCAGATTCATCTAATTCCATAGATGACATAATGCTATCCTTGGTTGAAATACTGAGCAATGCATCAGAAGCCTACAATGAGGACAAATGCTCTTTTACTTAAAGATTACATGCCTATCCTCAAAAGCACAGTACAATCAGAAGGGTGTTGAACAAATTCATGAATACCTCTTATTTTCAAATGTAGGCTATCTAATAAATCTAGATCTACTTCCCATTTGTCCTTTTGGGACTCTTAGATCATTCTCAGTTTTTAACTGAAGCTGAGAGGGGCATagcaatttgcatcacagtaacAGATCTTATGGATTACAAAAATGCTGATGATTTAATAGAACTTTAGTCATTGTGGTTCATATTAAAATTGCATCAATGAATATATTTCAACTTGGCTGAATTTCTAACTCTGCATGAACAGCATGAAGACAATGAGAACCATTTTGAGGCAGTTCCATGAAGTTCACTATCACACCACATCAGATAGTACAGTCCTATACGCATGAACTAGGATTCCAAAACTATTTCCATGGCACGTGTGCTTCAATGCAGCAATACAAGCCAGGCTATCGATACCAAACTGCCTCTCGAAAGTAAGACAAATAGAAAACATTTTCAAATGTTTTATAGCTAATTCCCGGAACATATAATTctaatcataaaaaatatacaGACTGCATTCATTCAACAAGCCAAGTATTCAAGTAGCTGAAACTCATCTTCTCCAGCAAGCTATCAGTAATGACTAGGTATACACAGCTCGTAATCCCCCAATCCATCCCTCAGCAAATAACCAGAACCCAAAATCCAACCCCAATCCATCCTATAAACCCCTTAAAACACCTCCTCACTCAATAGCACGACTACAATACCCCCAATCAGTCCAACCTACATTCACGAAATAGAAATCCCAATCCCGCAAACCCTGAATTCCAGCTCGTCTCTACACCAGTATGCCACAATTTCACACCACATCAGCTCATTCATGAGATTCCGAAAGACTTCAAACTCAAAAAGGCAATCACGCACGCCAAAAATAGCTCACAAACACCTATCATATCATGTACAAACTTGCCTTCTCGTGCTTAAAGCGAGTTCGAATGTTCCCGAGCTCCTTATCAACACGAAGGCGCTCCAGCTCCTTATTCTGACAGTTCCGGATGTCGCTGATGAAAACCGATAACCCTCTCATGCCGGAAAGCGCCATCTCTCAGATCCAGCAATTCTCCAGATCCGACGTCTATCGATTCGCAGATCTCAATCAAATTGCGAGCAGGAAATGATCGGAATTCGCAGCTTTCCGGTGATATTCCTCCGGCGCCGATGTGTGGATGCGTAGAGCGAGAAATAGAGACCGTGTTGTGAGGTGCgatctagagagagaaaactGGGAAAAGCCGTCGCACACTGAAACAAGACTTTTATTTTGGTGTTTTTTCTCTAAATTTcgttattctatttttattttcattttgggtttTTATTACAATGATTTTTGTGTCGGGTCAAATCTTCGTAACGGTAGAATTCTCTGTAttttagaattaaaataaaaagacatttATATACAAATTATAGCACTAAGGataattttttctataaaattattgCAGATGAATGGattttaaatgtaaaatataaaagCTTCAGTTATAAGTATTCCTTAGTTCCGGTACATCTTTTCTATACTCTATTCgtcctaattaaattgaattacaTTATCTTTTTGGAATATCACAATTAAATTGAATCATTtctataaaaaacaaaacataattcgGATGTAACATGGTTAAGAATTTGAAAATTGACATGCAATTCCATTGTTTAAGTACcaattactccatattttataCATTGAGTGTGTACATTTTTAAAGAACACTGTTTCTTTTATGAATAAAATGCTAGCTGTGACTATGCCATGATGACCATTTTGAATATTCCAATCTACGAAGTTGAAAAAATGCATTGATAAAGAAATCTTTTTCCTACAACAGAAACCAAATTTGACCAATTTAATATTTTCAGGTATGAAGTAGGTTTTTTTCGTCTCTTGAGTTATGTATGAAACGAGGGTGGGAGACAACAAGGGAGAAAATGTCCAAAAAAAGGTGTATTTGAAATAAGGCTTTTTACAAACATATGGACAGAAAGATTTTATTGGGCTTATTGGGCCAAGAATAAGCCCAATACGACTGCATATGGTATTCATGGAGTATTTAGGAGTTTGATTAAAagatatatttttaaaagaatAGGCAATAGTACatgtaaatataaaattcaTTATGCTCCTAGCATGTACCCTCTCCGTCTATGATTAAgtatctcaatttttttttcatccatCCATGATGTTAAGTGTCTCATTCATTGTTTACAACTTTTAttcctacattccactaactcatcacattttattttaaaactacaAATACTTAATTTGTTCCATAATAGGAGTCTTATTTTATTTGAGCATggatttaaaaaatgtaaaaaaatgagttagtgaaacgTGAATCTCATTCATGTATATTAGttttagtaataaaatatgaactgaataaattagtggaatatgatgtctatttaccatttatagtaaaaataaaataagacttGGAATgattaaaaatgacaaaataaaaaaatagtatataaaagtagaaatatttctactatatttctattttctattttccttAAATTTATACCAAGTCTAACTTTAGACCCCATGGAAATGGAGTAGTATAAATACTGGTACTGGTTTTTGACTGATTTATTAAAATCCTAGTTCCCGTAGTTCGTATCGCACAGGATTACCCTCATACTCTCAGTAGTCCAACCTAAAGCAAACACAGTCAGGTGGAATTCCGCCGCAGCAGTTTCCGGCTAGGGATTCCTCGACTGAAACGATGTCGCTTTGTATTCCGGCTGGTGGATTCACCGCTCCGAATCTCCACTGCTCATCTCACCAGCGCACGGGCAGAAACGTCGCTCTAAAATTCACCGTTTTCGCCAACTTTTCTCCCTCCAATAAGCCGTCGTTAAGGATCGCCGCCGAGAATCCGTTCCGGATACAGTGCGCCGGTCCGGACACCGCGAAGGGGAAGACTAGTCAGCTGGAGGATTTCGAGGAACCGAAACTCGACCACGGTGGCGAtggtggcggcggtggcggtggagaGGGAGATGACGGCGTAGGTGGTGGAGAGGGAGATGACGGCGGCGGTGAAGATGAGTTCGGTCCGATCGTGAACTACGACGAGGTTTTGATGGAGGCAGAGAGCCGCGGCGTGGTGCTGCCGGCTGATTTGATCGAGGCGGCGAAAGCGGAGGGACTACGGAGGGTTTTTCTCACCAGGTACTTGGATCTTCAGGTGAGAATGCTTGTTAATAGTTCGGAATTTGAATCAGAAAGCAATGAAATTGCTGCACTTATTTGATTTCACATTGGTTACTGGCATTTTTCGATTGATTTTTGCAGAGTGCCGGCTGGCCGCTAGGGTTTCTGATGAGAAATTTCTCGATGCTGCGGAACCGAATGCTGGCTGATCCATCATTTTTGTTTAAAGTTGGAACAGAGGTGAGATTGAGTTTATGCATTTGCAATTGCACAGTACATCAGGGTATGCCTTATGAGTTATGACGCATGTCGATTGCAGTGAGCGAACAATAAGAATACGGCTAGTTATGTGGCATTATCGGTTGTGTTTCAGGTAGTAATTGATTCTTGCTGTGCAACTGTTGCTGAATATAGAAAAAGAGGGAAGGAGTTTTGGGCAGAGTTTGAATTGTATATGGCAGATTTGTTAGTGGGTATCGTCGTTGACGTTGCTTTGGTTGGTATGCTGGCCCCATATGCGCGTATAGGCAAGAAACAAATACGCGGTGGAAGTGGCTTTCTTGGGAGTATGCAGCTGGCTACTGCTGCTCTCCCCAGCAGGTCACTTGTGCATTTTATTTCAGATTGATTGTATCTGGATTCAGTGATATTGCACAATCACAAACGTCGGTAGAAAACTAGAAGCAGTCTATTTGCCTCAAGATGCCGCTTCTTGTTTTTTGGATATCCCTTAATGAACTCAACCTTTTAAGTTTTTCTGATATTATAGCAGTGTAACTTCAAACTTATTTAGATTATGAATTTATTGGTTGCACAGTGTTTTTGAAGCTGAGAGACCAGGAGTTAAATTTTCATTGCAGCAACGAGCTGCTTCATTATTTTACAAGGTACCACATCATGATCCATTGTTTAGGCAAAAAGCTGATTTTCTCCTAAGGTCTCTCGTTATTGTTAAAAAGCTAAGCTATTCTGATGTTATTTGATTTCTGATGGGTGATAGATATTCTCTTCTGAATGTAGGGCGTATTATATGGCGCAGTTGGTTTTGGATGTGGTATTATCGGCCAAGGCATAGCAAATACGATCATGACTGCTAAAAGGTAGTACTATATATCTATATAATTCTTCGGTTGGATTTGGGAATAGCAATATCTCCTTGCATTAAATGAATCCCAAACATGCATCATGTGGAGGAATGTAGTTTTCTTACTCCTAAGTCAAATAACTCCTACAATCTGTTTTAGTTTGATAAATAAGTTTCATAAAGACTAAAACTTTGCTGAGCCATTAATCATCGAAAACTTTGCTGCTGTAAGGAATCAATCATTTTTTACCCATGGGTTTTTCGACTTATCTTTAGATAAAGTTTGTatcaatttcaaaaattttcctTGGCGGTCATTTCGCTTTTCATCTGAGACGATTTTCTGCATAACAGGAGCATCAAGAAGTCAGAGGAGGATATACCCGTGCCCCCCTTAATAAAAAGTGCTGCTCTCTGGGGTATGTTATCATCAATAAGATATTCGACCTGTTGTTAGCTGCTCGGAAGGCTATAGATTCAGCTATATGATTCAGATAACATCAAATAACCTGATAGTTTTCTTTAGAGATTACTTGTTTCATAGCTATGACTAAGAAAACATCTATGAAAAGCTTCTACTTGCCAATTTGTCGCAGAAACACAAATGTACTAAAACAAGTTTATCAGATGTTGTGAGGAAACTGTTAAAGAGTAGCAGCAGTCTCACATAGTCTGTATATGTTTGCAGGTGTTTTTCTGGGAATTTCCTCAAACGTCCGTTATCAAATTATAAATGGATTGGAAAATCTCGTTGAAGCTCGAATCCCACAGGTTGCCAAGCCTTTCACGGTGGGCATACGGTTCGCCAATAACTATTACGGTGGAGTGCAGTTCATAGAGTGGGCCAAACTGAGCGGGGTTCAATAATTAAAGCTCTTGGCATCTTCACCCATGTACCAAGATGCAGTTGATTTTGCTTCTGCACACATTTAGATTAGATAAGTACACTTCCATGCAGCTCAGCTGATGTTTCAAATAATATCGACTTCAATTTTATTGGCTTGAAATTTAGAACAAGTTGTTAAATCTACTGTACTGTGTATTAAGTGTAAGCATCGCTCTCGATTCGATTTATCCGCGGTAATCATATTTGTTTAATCCACGATAatcatatagtagtactatgtttttttttacctCAAAAGGTATTATTCACGCCATTAATCAGACAAATTACTTAAAATCTAGTATCCAATTTATTCACCTtttctataataaaataaagaaccaagtttatttttttgttatcaaCAACAATTTTTAAGATGATAGaatcaaataaaacaaacaaataacaCAAAACATAGTATTAAACGGGATTAGTGATTCAGTGCTTAcaaataacacaaaatatatattttttgaggAACATCTAGACATGACTATAGTCTATATATGAGTTGTGAGGAAATATTAATTTCACATGTGGATTGgatttctttcatttttaacGGTTAAATACCATATTGCAACAATACATCTCATTTTGAATTTGTGGTACAATTGCTTTTATGGC
Proteins encoded in this window:
- the LOC121741917 gene encoding AP-2 complex subunit alpha-1-like, whose protein sequence is MALSGMRGLSVFISDIRNCQNKELERLRVDKELGNIRTRFKHEKGLSHYEKKKYVWKMLYIYMLGYDVDFGHMEAVSLISAPKYPEKQVGYIVTSCLLNENHDFLRLAINTVRNDIIGRNETFQCLALTLVGNIGGREFAESLAPDVQKLLLSSSCRPLVRKKAALCLLRLFRKNPDVVNVDGWSDRMAQLLDERDLGVLTSSMSLLVALVSNNHEAYWSCLPKCVKTLERLARNQDIPQEYTYYGIPSPWLQVKTMRALQYFPTVEDPNTRRSLFEVLQRILMGTDVVKNVNKNNASHAVLFEALSLVMHLDAEKEMISQCVALLGKFIAVREPNIRYLGLENMTRMLMVTDVQDIIKRHQAQIITSLKDPDISIRRRALDLLYGMCDVSNAKDIVEELLQYLSTADFAMREELSLKAAILAEKFAPDLSWYVDVILQLIDKAGDFVSDDIWFRVVQFVTNNEDLQPYAAMKAREYLDKPAIHETMVKVSAYILGEYSHLLARRPGWSPREIFNIIHEKLPTVSTPTIPILLSTYAKILMHTQPPDAELQKQIWAIFRKYESCIDAEIQQRAVEYLALSMKGAALMDILAEMPKFPERQSSLIRKAEDSEADTAEQSAIKLRAQQQTSNALVLTDQRPENGTQPAPQLGLVKVPTMNNTDESTSGQGLAHANGTLALVDPQPPSTPSPDLLGDLLGPLAIEGPPGTAPQSDPSVPSSLEGGSNLDALALAPVEEQTSTVQPIGDIGEKFRALCVKDSGVLYEDVNIQIGIKADWRGHQGRVILFLGNKNTAPLVSVQAMILPPSHLKTELSLVPDTIPPRAQVQCPLEVVNLQPSRDSAVLDFSYKFGANVVNVKLRLPAVLNKFLQPILVSPEEFFPQWRSLSGPPLKLQEVVRGVRPMLLAEMANLFSSLHLTVCPGLDPNANNLVVSTTFYSESTRAMLCLTRIETDPADRTQLRMTVASGDPALTFELKEFIKEQLISIPVPSRSPAPMPPQAQPVTPPTPASDPGAILAGLL
- the LOC121742292 gene encoding protein RETICULATA-RELATED 1, chloroplastic-like; amino-acid sequence: MSLCIPAGGFTAPNLHCSSHQRTGRNVALKFTVFANFSPSNKPSLRIAAENPFRIQCAGPDTAKGKTSQLEDFEEPKLDHGGDGGGGGGGEGDDGVGGGEGDDGGGEDEFGPIVNYDEVLMEAESRGVVLPADLIEAAKAEGLRRVFLTRYLDLQSAGWPLGFLMRNFSMLRNRMLADPSFLFKVGTEVVIDSCCATVAEYRKRGKEFWAEFELYMADLLVGIVVDVALVGMLAPYARIGKKQIRGGSGFLGSMQLATAALPSSVFEAERPGVKFSLQQRAASLFYKGVLYGAVGFGCGIIGQGIANTIMTAKRSIKKSEEDIPVPPLIKSAALWGVFLGISSNVRYQIINGLENLVEARIPQVAKPFTVGIRFANNYYGGVQFIEWAKLSGVQ